From Niallia sp. Man26:
GAGGGGCGAAAGAAAAGCTTCCTGGGCAATAAATCAAATTGACCGCTGTATGGAAGGCTTTTCTAATAGTGTATTTGAAAATCGGATTAATACAGATAATATCACAGTAGCTGTAGCAGCTAAAACAATTGCGGCATTGTCAGATGTTCAACTGCTGCCTGATAATCGCAGCTTCTTAAGAAAAAAATGGGATCATTTTAAGTTGAGATTACGAGATAGATAGGCGGGATAAAAATATGACAGTATCAGTCGTAGAGCTTCAACCTTACAATCCTGATTGGGAACAACAATTTGAATGGGAGAAAAAAAGAATCCGTGACGCGATAGATGGTGTAATAGAAGTTGAACATATTGGCAGCACCTCTATAAAAGGATTAACAGCCAAGCCCATCATTGATATCATGGCAGGGGTACCTAATTTAGAGCAAGTGGATAAATGGGTACCAACCTTAATGGAAATAGAATATGAATATGTGCCTAAACCAGAGTTTACAGATAGAAAATTCTTTAGAAAAGGACCGTGGGGACAAGGGATTTGCCATCTTCATATTTGTGAATATGGCAGTACAGAATGGCGAGATAAATTACTTTTTCGTAATTATCTCCGCCAACATTCGCAAGCACTTAGGGAGTATGCTTCCCTCAAAGAAGAACTGGCACATATACATAAATTTGACCGCCATGCTTATACAGACCGAAAAGGACCGTTTATTAGGAAAATAATTGAATTGGCAGCAACGAAAGATTAAGTAGTACAATAGCAGTCTATAAAATGTAAAGGAATAATCACAATGAAGATGGAATTAGGTATCCTTATAATAGAAGAAGGAACTTTTCTTACAAACAATAGGAAAAAAGCGAAAGTGCAAATCGTAGCAGGAAAGTATCCTATATACGCAAATATTAGTGATAGTAACACAACTCCCATGACTTGTGGCAGTTTTGTTGAGGCATATGTTGATTTAGTTCAAATGAACAACACCAAAACAGAACAGTTTCATTATATAATGGATCAAAAAGAGCTGGTTGAGAAAATCTTGAAAAAAGATGAAAATATCATTCTTCATGATACATTTCATATAAGACAGGATTATTATGTTTATGACGCAAAATTATTTAAAACAGATGGTCTGTATTTCAAAGCATGGGACTCTGTCTATGAAATACAGAAACTTGCCGGGGACGATTATATAGTGCTGTATGGAAATAATGAATGGGAAAAACCATTAGCGATAGCTGTAACGGAAGGCTTGGATAACTACCATTTGTTGAAAGTAGATCAAGGAAAAGCGATATCCCTAAAGACTTTTAATATACATGAAGATTTGTTTACAGATGAATTCCTAGATGCAATGGACGCACTTAAATCCATCGTTTACTTTAATAGATTATAAGAAAAAACGTTGACTCGGACGACAAGTTAAAAGGCTCTCGAAATATGAGAGCCTTTTAACATATAAGCTTATTTACCTTTTTTAACGATATTCACCGCTTCTTTTGAAACATAGAATTTGCCATTAGTTTGAACTGTAACTGTTTTAAGTTCTTTATCTTTGCCTTTGATTGTGACAATATTCTTATTTACTGGAATTTCTGCAGTTGTTTTGCCTTTTGTGACAATAAGAACAGGGTTGTTTTTGTCAGATGAGTCGATGCTGACTTTTGCGCCAATTTTTTTGAAAGCAGCTTCTGCTTCAACGAAAACTTCTTTGTCCAGCTCACCTAAATTGAATCCTAAAGCTTTTGCGGCAGACTTAGCGACATCTGTGTTTTCAATTAAACCAGTCGGTTTGCCTGGTCCGTAAGAATACATGAATAGATCCTCACCTGTATGGCCGCCTGTTGTAAAGCCAAGATTAGCTCTGTTTGCAAGCAGCTGAACAAGCGTTTTGCTTAAGTCTGCAGATGAATTTAATGCTTTTGTTTCTTCTGCAGTTGGATTGTCAATCCCATACAATGCCGCAACTTCCAGCACATTTGATTTATCTTTATTAAGCTGCTTTAATGCACCTTCTAAAGTCATTTCAGCCTTTTTTAATGGGTCAATATAGCTTGAGACTGGAGTAGAAGGGTAAGTAGAGTTTGTGTTTTGGTTTCCGATAGAAATACCGCTGTTGCCATGATCAGATACGGCAATAACTAACGTGTTTTTATCTCTCTTCGCAAAAGCCACTGCTTCTTTTACCGCTTCGTCAAAAGCAAGTGTATCACTGATCATCCCAATTGGATCATTAGCATGAGCTGCCCAGTCCGGCTTGCTTCCTTCCACAAACAGGAAGAATCCATCTTTGTCTTTAGAAAGCGTGGAAATACCTTTTTTCGTCATTTCAGCAAGAGTTGGCTCTTTAGGATTTGTTTGCGGGCGGTCCATATCATAAGCTAAAGCTGCTGGCGCGAATGTTCCCCACAATTTTTTTGATTTAGAATTTAAGAGCTCGTCACGTGTCTCGACTATATCGTAGCCGTTGTCCTCAATGACATCAACTAAATTTTCGCCGTCCTTGCGGTTTTTTGCTTCAAGAGACGTTTTACCGCCACCTAAAACTACATCCATGTTTTGGTAAACCTGCTGTTCAGCAATACTGTCATAATCAGTCCGGTGTGTTGCATGTGATGAGAATGCAGCTGGTGTGGCATGCTGGATTTCGGATGTCGAGATAATTCCAGTAGATTTCCCTTCAAGCTTAGCTCCTTCCAATACGTTCGCCACCGGTTTATACGGATTATCGGCAAGGGAAGAATCTACACCAGGTGACGCAACCTTTTCAGGCAGAACCCCAACAAACTTGTCATTGGACTTATTGCCAGTTGCCATGGCCGTTCCAGCTGGTGCAGAGTCTGTGACAGCCGATTCAGCAGAATACGTGCGGACACCTCCAGACAGAATTTCGTCCATTGCAAGAGGTTCACCCTTATACCATCTAGATAGGGTAGTAGTAGTAGAGCTTACTCCATCCTTTACAAGCACAATGACATTTTTTGCCTGCTCTGATTCTTTTTTTGCTTCTACCTTTTCGTTTGCTGATGTGTAGGCAAGCGTCCCAAGTGCTAACGAGCTTGCTAGAGTAATTCCCATGACTTTTTTGTTTATCTTCATGTTAAAGTTTCCCCTTTCATACTATGAACTAATTTTTTTTGGATGGTATAGAACGGTTAATCTATTAAACTATGTAATCACCCCTAAAAAGAATATAATCAATTGCTTATGAGTATAAAGCAGTTAAGTTAATAGATTGTAAAGGAAATGTAAATTATTGATAATAACAGGAAAAATAGGAATATTTACTTACTTGATTTAAAAGCATTTTCATTTTGTGTTAATTCTTATTTCCTGCAATTTAATTTCTTTAGTGTTTTGATTCTCACAAGCAATAGTAAGCTTGCCACATAAAATAAAACAATCAGCGACCCTGCTTTCAACAAAATCACAAGTACCGCTGTGAAAGGTTGAATCTTTACAGAAAAAGTTGAATATTACATGGAGAATGCCAGTTTTGTTTACTAATCCTACAAGCTCTCCGTAACAAATGCTTTTGCTGTAAAAGGTAGCTGTCACGATATCCTTATCTTGCGTATAGTGAAAAATAGAGTCATTTAAATAATACAGGCTGCTATCCTGAGCTGATAATAAAAAAACTTTGCCGTTTAAGTTCTCCATACGAAATCCCTTCCTTTTCTTGATTTTTATTGCAAAATAACTTCTTTCATAAAGGTAAAGTATGGAACGCATTTCAAGTCAAGGCTGTCTTGCATATAAAAAATTATTTGACCTGGGAAGCGTTTCATAATTTACGATAAAAGCAAATAAGAAGAAAGTGAGGAGAACTTATGCTGTCACTCATCTTACTTTGCTTTATAATACTTTGCGGCACATATGCTTGTATAAAAACAGCAGGAGAATCAACAGACATCACACCGATTGAAACATTTGATGACTATTTTATTGATTCACAACAAAAATCCAGAAAAAGATAAGTGAACTTTTTATAGAGAGGACCAGTAGCGGTCCTTTTTTTAGTGGATTGACCTGGTACCCGTTTCATACATTAAAATGTTTTCAATAAGTGCAGACTATTCAGGCTGAAAAAGGTGAGGATATGACCAATATTAGAGATTTGGCAAAAATGTCGGGAGTTTCCGTTTCGACAGTATCTCGTGTCTTGAACAATCATCCATATGTAAGTGAAGAAAAAAAACTAGCTGTTTTAGCAGCAATTGAATCCACGAACTACAACAGAAATATTAATGCTGTGCATTTGAGCAGGGGAAAAACACAGCTGATGGGTGTCGTGCTGCCATTTACCGATACGCCATATTTTGCGTTGCTGCTTAAGGGGATTGCTCAAAAGGCGTTAGAATATGATTATAAGCTTGTGTTGTTTCAAACAGATTATGCGGAAGAAAAAGAAATGGAAGCGTTACAAATGCTTAAGCAAAAGCAGATTGATTCATTAATTATCTGTTCAAGAAAATCCGGTTTATCCCTGATTCAAGAGCATATCCAATATGGAACAATTGTCCTTTGTGAAAAAATGAAGAAAGAAAGCCTCCCTTCAACTTTTATTGATCATTATAAAGTTTTCTTCCAAGCGTTAGAGTATTTGTATCAAAAGGGTCATAAAGAAATAGGTTATTGTGTCGGTAGGAAAACTGGTGCAAACAGCTTCTTGCGAGAACAGGCTTATATGGACTTTTTAAAAAAATATGAGCTGCCGTTTAATGCTGACTACATTATGGATGATTGCCTGTATTTCGAAGATGGGGAAAAGGTAATAGAAAAGATGAAGAGACTTGATACACGACCAACTGCACTGTTAGTCACTAGTGATCAAGTGGCTGCAGGTATAATGATAGCATGTCAGAAGGAGCAACTATCCATTCCGAAACAGCTTGCGATTATCGGATTCAATAATGAGCCTATTGCAAAGATGATGAATATTACCACTATTGATATACCGCTTGTTGAGTTAGGAAACAATCTATTTCTCCAAGCAATGGGCGAAGATGTATCTAGTAAAGAAATTTCAGTTAAATTAATAGAAAGAGGAACCGTTTAAAACTTTAGGGTGATTGCATCCTAAAGTTTTTTAAATTAATGTAAAGCTTGTTTTAACCATGAAACCTTTCTGTGTAAGTAACCGTAAACTAACCATTCAAGCAAAATGGAGGTGGTAACAGTGAGTGCTGATAAACCATTTAAAGAAGAAAGCCCTCGTACAAAAATATTCATCATCACTGCAATAGTGTTACTATTCTTGGCTTCATTTGGAGTAATTACGGCAGGATATTTCTTTGGAATTATCGGGTTGTTTAAGCTGCTAGGTGTACACTATGACTCCTTTGCAGCCTTATCTTGGTTTATTGCTGGCTATATAGTATTCGGAGCAGTAGGTGAATTGTTGACAAATATCATGCGGATTTTTATGCGAAAGGCAAATAAATGGTCTGACAAGCAAATTAATGCTGGATTTCTATTCTTATCGTTTCTTGTAAGTTTGACTATTATTTCAACTTTAGATAATATGATGCACACTATTGAAATGGAAGCCGTCACAAGAGTAATAGTTTCCATTGTTTTAGCATTAGTCGATTATATAATGGATGCAAAACTAGAGAGTAAACAGGAAGACAAATAATATAATACATAGCTAGCTATTATTTGCCATTTTTCTTCATAATAAATAGAATTAAATGGAAGCATATAAATATTGGAGGTTACTATGTCTATTAAACAAGTAAAGCTTGCCTATAAGTGGAACCTTATCTTTCATGAAAAA
This genomic window contains:
- a CDS encoding alkaline phosphatase; the encoded protein is MKINKKVMGITLASSLALGTLAYTSANEKVEAKKESEQAKNVIVLVKDGVSSTTTTLSRWYKGEPLAMDEILSGGVRTYSAESAVTDSAPAGTAMATGNKSNDKFVGVLPEKVASPGVDSSLADNPYKPVANVLEGAKLEGKSTGIISTSEIQHATPAAFSSHATHRTDYDSIAEQQVYQNMDVVLGGGKTSLEAKNRKDGENLVDVIEDNGYDIVETRDELLNSKSKKLWGTFAPAALAYDMDRPQTNPKEPTLAEMTKKGISTLSKDKDGFFLFVEGSKPDWAAHANDPIGMISDTLAFDEAVKEAVAFAKRDKNTLVIAVSDHGNSGISIGNQNTNSTYPSTPVSSYIDPLKKAEMTLEGALKQLNKDKSNVLEVAALYGIDNPTAEETKALNSSADLSKTLVQLLANRANLGFTTGGHTGEDLFMYSYGPGKPTGLIENTDVAKSAAKALGFNLGELDKEVFVEAEAAFKKIGAKVSIDSSDKNNPVLIVTKGKTTAEIPVNKNIVTIKGKDKELKTVTVQTNGKFYVSKEAVNIVKKGK
- a CDS encoding YrvL family regulatory protein, with the protein product MSADKPFKEESPRTKIFIITAIVLLFLASFGVITAGYFFGIIGLFKLLGVHYDSFAALSWFIAGYIVFGAVGELLTNIMRIFMRKANKWSDKQINAGFLFLSFLVSLTIISTLDNMMHTIEMEAVTRVIVSIVLALVDYIMDAKLESKQEDK
- a CDS encoding GrpB family protein encodes the protein MTVSVVELQPYNPDWEQQFEWEKKRIRDAIDGVIEVEHIGSTSIKGLTAKPIIDIMAGVPNLEQVDKWVPTLMEIEYEYVPKPEFTDRKFFRKGPWGQGICHLHICEYGSTEWRDKLLFRNYLRQHSQALREYASLKEELAHIHKFDRHAYTDRKGPFIRKIIELAATKD
- a CDS encoding LacI family DNA-binding transcriptional regulator, with amino-acid sequence MTNIRDLAKMSGVSVSTVSRVLNNHPYVSEEKKLAVLAAIESTNYNRNINAVHLSRGKTQLMGVVLPFTDTPYFALLLKGIAQKALEYDYKLVLFQTDYAEEKEMEALQMLKQKQIDSLIICSRKSGLSLIQEHIQYGTIVLCEKMKKESLPSTFIDHYKVFFQALEYLYQKGHKEIGYCVGRKTGANSFLREQAYMDFLKKYELPFNADYIMDDCLYFEDGEKVIEKMKRLDTRPTALLVTSDQVAAGIMIACQKEQLSIPKQLAIIGFNNEPIAKMMNITTIDIPLVELGNNLFLQAMGEDVSSKEISVKLIERGTV